Proteins co-encoded in one Cytophaga hutchinsonii ATCC 33406 genomic window:
- the trxA gene encoding thioredoxin: MGKAVEITDANFEEIINTDQPVLVDFWAEWCGPCKMIGPVVEELAGDYAGKAVIAKLNVDENPVVSAKFGIRSIPTLLVLKKGEIVDKQVGVVPKSVLAQKIDAQL; the protein is encoded by the coding sequence ATGGGAAAAGCAGTAGAAATAACAGACGCGAACTTTGAAGAGATAATCAATACAGATCAACCAGTATTAGTAGATTTCTGGGCTGAATGGTGTGGACCTTGTAAAATGATTGGGCCAGTAGTTGAAGAACTTGCTGGTGATTATGCTGGTAAAGCAGTGATTGCAAAATTGAATGTAGATGAGAATCCGGTTGTATCAGCTAAGTTTGGTATCCGTTCAATTCCTACTTTGCTGGTATTGAAAAAAGGTGAGATCGTTGACAAGCAAGTTGGCGTTGTTCCTAAATCTGTATTGGCACAAAAAATTGATGCGCAGTTATAA